In the Quercus lobata isolate SW786 chromosome 5, ValleyOak3.0 Primary Assembly, whole genome shotgun sequence genome, one interval contains:
- the LOC115992069 gene encoding cell wall / vacuolar inhibitor of fructosidase 2-like, whose translation MNVVTYSSLCLSLFLVTSFFIHPSNATTTTIQQSNLVNKVCNQTSNYTFCVESLYANPKTPYANRQELAYIIFVSAYLDATSTQEHIAKLLNTNANTSQRPLLLRCARDYTKAVSKLAVAYGNLDSETYNSLANYSRTASAAADDCQAAFNGTHSPLTTRNKDLKGLCEICVVVSKLFVTS comes from the coding sequence ATGAATGTGGTCACATATtcttctctctgtctctccttGTTTTTGGTTACCTCCTTCTTCATCCATCCCTCCAatgctactactactactatccAGCAATCCAATCTTGTGAACAAAGTATGTAACCAAACCTCCAATTACACCTTCTGTGTTGAGTCTCTATATGCCAATCCAAAAACCCCATATGCTAATCGCCAGGAGCTAGCCTACATCATATTTGTCTCAGCATATCTCGATGCCACCAGTACTCAAGAGCACATAGCTAAGCTGCTTAATACGAATGCCAACACAAGCCAAAGGCCACTTCTCCTAAGGTGTGCTAGAGATTACACCAAGGCTGTTTCAAAGCTCGCAGTGGCTTACGGAAACTTGGATTCTGAGACCTACAACTCTTTGGCTAACTATTCACGTACTGCATCTGCTGCTGCTGATGACTGTCAGGCCGCTTTTAATGGAACCCATTCTCCACTCACCACCAGGAATAAGGATTTGAAAGGTCTTTGTGAAATTTGTGTTGTCGTCTCTAAACTATTTGTCACCTCTTAG
- the LOC115992419 gene encoding APO protein 1, chloroplastic isoform X2 yields the protein MGSISEGCLPGHSGVQETTIISFKVIYSWFEVLFLLQFGHEQLQKGRPIILGTFLCASQRPKKSSSFKIQEASSQNVDLPQRLPKNKKKPYPIPFEKIKQAARKDKKLAQMGIEKPLDPPKNGLLVPDLIPVAYEVVDAWKVFIKGLAQLLHIIPVYACSECSEVHVAQTGHHIQNCLGQTSASRRSFHSWVKGSINDVLVPIESYHLYDPFGRRIKHETRFEYDRIPAVVELCIQAGLDIPEYPSRRRTSPIRMIGKRVIDRGGFVEEPKPWRSANSYSLADHDTYGTCGRFPPPTSSDVARIAQETMDAYEIVRLGVEKLMKKYTVKACGYCSEVHVGPWGHNAKLCGEFKHQWRDGKHGWQDATVDEVFPSNYVWHVQDPKGPPMRGALRRFYGKAPAVVEVCMQAGAQIPRKYVPMMRLDIVVPDSEEARLVA from the exons ATGGGATCCATCTCAGAAGG GTGTTTGCCTGGGCATAGTGGAGTTCAAGAGACCACAATTATCAGCTTTAAGGTCATATACTCTTGGTTTGAAG TTTTATTCTTATTGCAGTTTGGGCATGAACAGCTTCAGAAAGGTAGACCCATAATATTGGGCACCTTCCTTTGCGCCAGTCAAAGGCCCAAAAAATCTTCGTCATTCAAAATACAAGAAGCATCTTCACAGAATGTAGATCTTCCACAGAGACTAcccaagaacaagaagaaaccCTATCCCATTCCCTTTGAGAAGATCAAGCAGGCTGCAAGAAAAGACAAGAAACTTGCACAAATGGGCATAGAGAAACCCCTTGACCCCCCAAAAAATGGATTACTTGTTCCTGATCTGATCCCTGTTGCGTATGAAGTAGTAGATGCCTGGAAAGTTTTTATTAAAGGCCTTGCACAGCTCTTGCACATTATTCCTGTGTATGCTTGCAG TGAATGCTCCGAAGTTCATGTGGCCCAGACTGGACACCACATTCAAAACTGCCTTGGTCAAACCAGTGCATCACGTCGAAGCTTCCACTCATGGGTCAAGGGCTCTATTAATGACGTGCTTGTTCCCATCGAGTCATACCATCTCTATGACCCTTTTGGTCGGCGTATTAAGCATGAGACTCGATTTGAATATGACAGAATTCCAGCTGTTGTTGAGCTATGCATCCAAGCTGGTTTGGATATACCAGAGTACCCTTCACGCCGAAGAACCTCACCCATTCGAATGATTGGGAAAAGAGTGATCGACCGAGGTGGATTTGTTGAGGAGCCTAAGCCATGGCGCTCTGCAAATTCATATTCACTCGCTGATCATGATACATATGGGACATGTGGACGGTTTCCACCTCCAACATCATCAGATGTAGCAAGGATTGCGCAAGAGACAATGGATGCATATGAAATTGTTAGATTGGGTGTGGAGAAGTTGATGAAGAAATACACTGTGAAGGCATGCGGGTATTGTTCAGAGGTTCATGTGGGTCCTTGGGGGCACAATGCTAAGCTGTGTGGGGAATTCAAGCACCAGTGGAGAGATGGGAAGCATGGTTGGCAGGATGCCACTGTGGATGAAGTTTTCCCTTCAAATTATGTCTGGCATGTTCAAGACCCAAAAGGGCCCCCGATGAGGGGTGCACTCAGGAGATTTTATGGGAAGGCTCCTGCTGTGGTTGAAGTGTGCATGCAGGCTGGTGCTCAAATCCCTAGAAAATATGTACCCATGATGAGGCTTGACATTGTTGTCCCTGATAGTGAGGAGGCACGTTTGGTTGCCTAA
- the LOC115992419 gene encoding APO protein 1, chloroplastic isoform X1: protein MVLKLLPVSSVLWDPSQKGVCLGIVEFKRPQLSALRSYTLGLKFGHEQLQKGRPIILGTFLCASQRPKKSSSFKIQEASSQNVDLPQRLPKNKKKPYPIPFEKIKQAARKDKKLAQMGIEKPLDPPKNGLLVPDLIPVAYEVVDAWKVFIKGLAQLLHIIPVYACSECSEVHVAQTGHHIQNCLGQTSASRRSFHSWVKGSINDVLVPIESYHLYDPFGRRIKHETRFEYDRIPAVVELCIQAGLDIPEYPSRRRTSPIRMIGKRVIDRGGFVEEPKPWRSANSYSLADHDTYGTCGRFPPPTSSDVARIAQETMDAYEIVRLGVEKLMKKYTVKACGYCSEVHVGPWGHNAKLCGEFKHQWRDGKHGWQDATVDEVFPSNYVWHVQDPKGPPMRGALRRFYGKAPAVVEVCMQAGAQIPRKYVPMMRLDIVVPDSEEARLVA, encoded by the exons ATGGTCTTGAAGCTGCTACCTGTATCATCTGTATTATGGGATCCATCTCAGAAGG GTGTTTGCCTGGGCATAGTGGAGTTCAAGAGACCACAATTATCAGCTTTAAGGTCATATACTCTTGGTTTGAAG TTTGGGCATGAACAGCTTCAGAAAGGTAGACCCATAATATTGGGCACCTTCCTTTGCGCCAGTCAAAGGCCCAAAAAATCTTCGTCATTCAAAATACAAGAAGCATCTTCACAGAATGTAGATCTTCCACAGAGACTAcccaagaacaagaagaaaccCTATCCCATTCCCTTTGAGAAGATCAAGCAGGCTGCAAGAAAAGACAAGAAACTTGCACAAATGGGCATAGAGAAACCCCTTGACCCCCCAAAAAATGGATTACTTGTTCCTGATCTGATCCCTGTTGCGTATGAAGTAGTAGATGCCTGGAAAGTTTTTATTAAAGGCCTTGCACAGCTCTTGCACATTATTCCTGTGTATGCTTGCAG TGAATGCTCCGAAGTTCATGTGGCCCAGACTGGACACCACATTCAAAACTGCCTTGGTCAAACCAGTGCATCACGTCGAAGCTTCCACTCATGGGTCAAGGGCTCTATTAATGACGTGCTTGTTCCCATCGAGTCATACCATCTCTATGACCCTTTTGGTCGGCGTATTAAGCATGAGACTCGATTTGAATATGACAGAATTCCAGCTGTTGTTGAGCTATGCATCCAAGCTGGTTTGGATATACCAGAGTACCCTTCACGCCGAAGAACCTCACCCATTCGAATGATTGGGAAAAGAGTGATCGACCGAGGTGGATTTGTTGAGGAGCCTAAGCCATGGCGCTCTGCAAATTCATATTCACTCGCTGATCATGATACATATGGGACATGTGGACGGTTTCCACCTCCAACATCATCAGATGTAGCAAGGATTGCGCAAGAGACAATGGATGCATATGAAATTGTTAGATTGGGTGTGGAGAAGTTGATGAAGAAATACACTGTGAAGGCATGCGGGTATTGTTCAGAGGTTCATGTGGGTCCTTGGGGGCACAATGCTAAGCTGTGTGGGGAATTCAAGCACCAGTGGAGAGATGGGAAGCATGGTTGGCAGGATGCCACTGTGGATGAAGTTTTCCCTTCAAATTATGTCTGGCATGTTCAAGACCCAAAAGGGCCCCCGATGAGGGGTGCACTCAGGAGATTTTATGGGAAGGCTCCTGCTGTGGTTGAAGTGTGCATGCAGGCTGGTGCTCAAATCCCTAGAAAATATGTACCCATGATGAGGCTTGACATTGTTGTCCCTGATAGTGAGGAGGCACGTTTGGTTGCCTAA